A window from Brienomyrus brachyistius isolate T26 unplaced genomic scaffold, BBRACH_0.4 scaffold89, whole genome shotgun sequence encodes these proteins:
- the LOC125727168 gene encoding uncharacterized protein LOC125727168, translating to MYERERLRRPVKRKSARESTETLTSMLNERGSEAEAGLPPTDEVAYGATPPAAIPEALLNEIAIINNANNENDADYSAQHDSPPAASAETLAQDPCFLPSLETLTSMLNERGSEAEAGLPPTDEVAWSPADSELWEALSDVEFLLDAEEIENEFGLGQFENVQQEGGGAVGDVDPQPDGVLHRRRFNNVQIRRILNIPRPRNEGNFREYYENVIEGFQNIVNEAIPYAVWGAYIQVTLRADFLNDELSQIVRYGVGELTDLQQLLDRLVQSNQEILNDSNLEVIVDVINIPRGGGGNKRKLQTMLASEIISKKARHMFIINNNTNACFAINLAHLLHENLADAEAEKLGLELQEKAGFSPDHTVALNDIINFEKIIDCKAVVYYQQPYSNNLQIYQTPTPTDGRRLVYFFLHNQHFYGIKNVKGFLGVGYVCTSCFKGFDSPHSHRCEKFCNVCQTNCKEGESTPMILCERCNFRCLNDTCFERHRTPRVCPVRGELASPCDKFRKCKACGLRYYQSPENPKPHSCKAVKCNICDAKLHTAVSDISTPHLCYLNPPEKPNIGERAERGEGRKKPPEYVFFDFETSQRSGTHIPVYVCAISDQNETMTAEGPNCAVQFLRHFRAPCYRGVCFISHYGKAFDNYIILNAMVKEGVEPRVVSQGNKIILILDSVFEQRYIDSHSFLSMPLRKIPDAMGCSTQMRKGYFPHHFTDVENFNYLGPYPPPDQFGPDQMSGKERDKFYQWYDSVKHQTFNFHKEMIAYCKNDVEILREGCLRFLREFKTLTGCDPFSAATIASAALLVYRTNFLPRDTIAIPDVWDYRRQYKSYSSVSIQWLEFIGRARGIEIRHALRGGEVSVGRFHLDGYAEIEGEKWAFEFLGCQFHGCPTCNNEHDICPLTRESFGALYVKTREKLESLRQEFNMNVESIWEHEWAHAKTHDPQVQRFLSDFEPPEPLRPREALFGGRTSAIRLRYDVTGQERVRYVDFTSLYPYTLAKCEFPVGHPEIIHSNFKPLNEYFGLIKATVNTPRELFFPVLPSRLPNGKLVFTLCRTCAIENRQEGTCGHSDAERELTGVWVSAEVNLALERGYSVVKVHEVWHFPQTSGDLFRDYIKTFLKVKQQASGYPDDATDDVGRREYIKNYLEREGIELEPDQIVSNEGKRQVSKLLLNSLWGKLAQRSNMLQTCIVSDPGEFFNFFCSDLYEISSFAFVNDEVALIRWRFKSPYKVPPGKTNIFIACQTTAWGRLTLYKELERLGRRVLYHDTDSIVYISRPGEYDPTLGNYLGELTSELAPDEYIASWGALGPKSYCYRLNNGKTQMKCKGITLNYETCQKVNFDSMIGLIENYIGGCRNNPAIITQYNKIERDMKSFRLFNRPLDKKVRVVYDKRRLLASGETLPFGY from the exons atgtacgagagagagagactacgccgaccggtcaagagaaaatctgcgagagaatcaacag agacattaacaagcatgttaaatgaaaggggttctgaagcagaagcggggctaccccccaccgacgaggtcgcatacggagcaacacccccagcggctatacccgaagccttattaaatgaaatagccattatcaacaatgctaataatgaaaatgatgcggattactctgctcaacacgactcgccaccagcggcgtctgctgaaacactggcccaggacccctgttttctcccatccttagagacattaacaagcatgttaaatgaaaggggttctgaagcagaagcggggctaccccccaccgacgaggtcgcatggtcccccgcggattctgaattgtgggaggccttgtcagacgtggaatttcttctcgatgctgaggagattgaaaatgaatttgggctgggacaatttgaaaatgttcaacaggaaggtggcggtgccgtcggtgacgtggatccccagcctgacggggtccttcatcgccgcagattcaataacgtacagattaggcggattctaaatatcccgcgacctagaaacgaaggcaatttccgcgagtactatgaaaatgtaatcgaggggtttcaaaatattgtgaatgaggcgattccttacgccgtatggggagcctatatacaggtcaccctgcgcgctgactttttaaacgacgagctgtcgcaaattgtacggtatggggtgggggagctgacagacttacagcagctgctggatcgcctggtacagtctaatcaagagattttaaacgattccaacctagaagtaatcgtagacgtaataaatatcccacgcggcggcggcgggaacaaacgtaaactacagaccatgttagcttcagaaataatttctaaaaaagccagacacatgtttatcattaataacaacaccaacgcgtgtttcgccataaacttggcgcatctgctgcacgaaaacttggctgacgccgaggctgaaaagctcggcctggagttacaggagaaagcgggattcaGCCCCGACCACACAGTcgctttgaatgacattatcaatttcgagaaaatcattgattgcaaagcagtggtgtattatcaacaaccttattcaaacaatctccaaatttaccagACACCCACGCCTACCGACGGTAGACGGctggtgtatttctttttacacaatcagcatttttacggcATTAAAAACGTAAAGGGGTTCTTAGGGGTGGGGTATGTTTGCACGAGCTGTTTCAAAGGGTTCGACTCGCCTCACAGTCATCGGTGCGAAAAGTTCTGCAACGTCTGTCAGACTAATTGCAAAGAAGGTGAAAGCACACCAATGATACTGTGTGAGCGCTGTAATTTCAGATGTTTAAATGACACCTGCTTTGAGCGCCACCGTACGCCGAGGGTCTGCCCAGTTAGGGGGGAGCTCGCTAGcccctgtgacaagttcagaaaatgcaaagcctgcgggctcagatactaccaaagtcccgagaacccaaaaccgcactcgtgtaaagcagtaaaatgtaatatctgcgacgctaaactccacacggccgtgtcagacatatccaccccacatctctgctatctAAATCCTCCCGAGAAGCCTAACATAGGGGAACGGGCCGAAAGGGGTGAGGGGCGTAAAAAGCCCcccgaatatgtgttttttgactttgaaacatctcagaggtcgggtACCCATATCCCGGTTTACGTGTGCGCCATCTCCGATCAGAACGAGACAATGACCGCCGAGGGGCCCAACTGCGCGGtacagtttctcagacatttcagggcgccctgttatagaggcgtctgtttcattagtcactACGGTAAGGCATTCGATAATTACATCATACTGAACGCGATGGTGAAGGAAGGCGTGGAACCGCGTGTGGTATCGCAGGGGAATAAAATCATCCTCATCCTGGACAGCGTGTTTGAGCAAAGGTACATCGACAGTCACTCCTTTCTAAGCATGCCGTTGAGAAAAATCCCCGATGCGATGGGATGCTCGACTCAGATGCGAAAAGGCTATTTTCCGCATCATTTCACAGACGTGGAAAACTTTAATTACTTGGGGCCCTACCCCCCTCCCGATCAATTTGGGCCCGATCAAATGTCCGGCAAAGAACGcgacaagttttatcaatggtacgacagtgtaaagcaccagacctttaattttcacaaagagatgatcgcttactgtaagaacgatgtggagattctgagagagggctgcttgcgcttcctgcgggagtttaaaacgctcacgggttgcgatcccttctccgcggccaccatcgcttcggccgcgttgctagtttacaggacaaatttcctgcccagagatacgatcgcgatcccggatgtatgggattacaggaggcaatacaaaagttattcgagcgtgtccatccagtggctggaattcatcgggcgcgcgcgcggcatcgaaattcgacacgcgctgcgcgggggtgaagtgagtgtggggcgctttcacctagacggatacgccgagattgagggggagaaatgggctttcgagtttctaggctgtcagtttcacggctgtcctacctgcaacaacgaacacgatatctgccccctgacccgcgagagcttcggtgccctgtacgttaaaacaagggaaaaactcgagtcgttgcggcaagagtttaatatgaacgtggaatccatctgggaacacgaatgggctcacgctaaaactcacgacccacaggtacagcgtttcctgtcagactttgagccccctgagcccctaaggccgcgagaagcgctgtttgggggtcggacgtcggcgattcgcctgcgttacgacgtcacggggcaagagcgcgtccgctacgtggatttcacgtcgctgtacccgtacactctggctaaatgtgaattccccgtggggcacccggaaatcattcattcgaattttaagcctctgaatgaatactttggcctgatcaaagccacggtcaacaccccgcgcgagctgtttttccccgtcCTACCCAGCAGACTGCCAAATGGGAAACTAGTGTTTACCCTCTGCAGGACATGCGCGATCgagaacagacaggaggggaCCTGCGGGCATTCCGACGCAGAGCGGGAGCTAACAGGTGTCTGGGTCTCAGCGGAGGTAAATCTGGCTTTAGAGAGGGGCTATTCGGTCGTGAAGGTGCACgaagtgtggcattttccccagaccagcggcgacctgtttagagattacattaaaacctttctcaaagtgaagcagcaggcttcgggctaccccgacgacgcgaccgatgacgtgggtcgcagggagtacataaaaaactatctcgagcgtgaggggatcgaattggagcccgatcagatagtgtctaatgaagggaagcggcaagtgtccaaacttctgcttaactctctgtggggtaaactggcgcagaggagcaacatgctccagacatgtatagtgtctgacccgggggaattttttaattttttctgctcggacctgtacgagatttccagcttcgcgtttgtcaacgacgaggtcgccctcatccgctggcgtttcaagtctccctacaaagtgccgccgggaaagactaacatattcatagcgtgtcaaactaccgcgtggggtcggttgacgctttacaaagaactggaaagattggggcggagggtgctgtatcacgacaccgacagcatcgtgtacataagcaggcctggtgaatatgacccgaccttaggcaattacctgggcgagctgacgtccgaattagcccccgacgaatacattgcttcgtggggtgcgctgggaccaaaaagttactgttaccgactcaacaacgggaaaacacaaatgaaatgtaagggtataactctaaattacgaaacctgtcaaaaggtaaactttgacagtatgatcggattgattgaaaactacatcggaggttgtaggaataaccccgctataataacgcagtacaacaaaatcgaacgcgacatgaaaagctttcgcctgtttaataggcctctagataaaaaggtcagggtcgtctacgacaaacgcagattgctggctagcggggaaactctgcctttcggttactga